CTGTAACAGGAATGTTAGTTACAGCCTTTTATGCCATAATTGATGGGGTTTTTATAGGACAAGGGGTTGGAGCAGATGGACTTGCTGCTATAAATATAGGTTATCCAATAGTAAACTTTGGAGCAGCTTTGAGTTTGATGTTTGGAGTAGGAGGATCAACACTGATATCCCTCTATCCCAAAAATAAAAAAATTCAAAATAGATGTTTCTCATATATAATAACTTTGAATATAATAAGTTATATCTTTATAGTGTTGATGGTTATAATCTTCAACGAAAAGCTATTATATCTAATGGGATCTAGTGAACAACTATTACCAATGGTAAAAGCCTATCTTTATCCTTGTACTGTTGGAGTAGGTTTTTTGATGTTGGCAAATAGCTTAAATGCTGTTGTTAGAAATGATAAGTCACCAACATATGCATTTATAGCAATGGTAATTGGAGCTGTTACAAATATAATTTTAGACTGGCTATTTATAATAGTATTTAGATGGGGAATGTTTGGAGGAGCTTTAGCTACAGCTATTGGACAACTATTTTCAATGCTGTTTTTAATAAAATATTTTTTCAGATTTGGTTGTCACTTTAAATATAAATTTATGAAGTTAAAATTAAATATTTTATATAAAATGTTGATGATAGGATTCCCATCTTTTATAATGGAATTTGCAGTAGCTCTGATAACAATACTATTTAACTTATCATTTATGAAATATAGTGGAGAGTTGGGAGTTTCAGCTTTCTGTATAGTAGGTTATATATTCTATATCTTTAGAATGTTATTCTCTGGATTAGGACAAGGAATACAACCAATTGTAAGTTATAACTATGGTGCTAAGCTAAATGATAGGGTAAAAGGGATATATAAATTGGGACATAGAGTTTCATTAGTAATTTCAACACTTATATTGATTTGGGTAGTGTTTTTTAGTAAGAGCTTGATTGTTCTATTTAATAATGATATTGTTTTAAGAGAGAAAGCATCAGAAGGAATGATACTATATACAAGTGCTATCATATTTATGGGAGCTAATTTTATAAATATAGCTTATTTACAATCAAAGGGAAAGGCTAATTCAGCCAATTTACTATCTATATTAAGAAGTACAGTGTATGTAGCTATTACTTTATTTATCTTACCGAAGATAATAGGTGAGAGAGGGGTATGGTTAGCTTTACCTGTATCTGATCTATTAACATATCTAACCACAGTAGTTTTACAAAAAAGAGGAATGTTATAAAAAAGCTGAGGAGCTTGATTCTCCTCAGTTTTTTAGTTATAGTTCTATTTAAATTTAGTATCTAATTCTCTTTTATCCATTTCCTCTTCAGGTTTTAATGTAAATTGAGATTTCATATTTTTAATAAATGTTCCCATTTCATCAGCACTTCCAACTATTCTATTAAAAATAGCCAGATACTCAGTTATAATAGGATTGTTAACATCATAAGGATATCTCATCAAGTGATCTATCTCACTCCAAGCTTCTTCAAAAACAGTTCTAACCTGTATTTCCACAAGAATCTCATCTTTTTTAGTCACAGGAATTCCAATAAGGTAGTGTACAGAACGATATCCGTGATCTCTAACTATTATTTCACAGTTCATCTCAGAGATACTCTCTTGTAATTGTATCACATTATAATCTCCTCTTCTGATATTAATTTGAGGAGTTTCTCTAATGTCCCAAAGTCCTAATATCTCGTGATGTATATTTTTCCAATCATCTTTAAAAAGGTGTAGCACTCTAATACCAATAAGGTCAGTAACGATTCCCTTATAAGTATCAACAGAGATACCTCTATCAACATATTTTTTTCCTTTTCTAATAATCTTTTCAATTAGGTGTTTAGGTTTTTTTACTCTTCTTCTAACTGAGTGTACACTAGGAATATCAATTAATTTAGAAACGATATACTCAGCTTCTTTCTCCAACTGAGGTACTAATTTTACATAGTTATCATAAATCTTATTCAGCTCTTCCCAAACAAGACCAGTAGATGCAAAATACTCCTCATCTATTGAAAATTCTTTAAAAAATTGATCTTTATCAAGCATATTAAACACAATTTACTCCTTAATTTAAAACTATTTTTCAACTTTTTCAAGCTGTATTTCAACTAATTTTCTATATCCAACAATTGAGTTAGACTTTTCATTAATATCTTTTTGAGAAATTTGATCTTTTATAACTATTTTCTCTTGAAGAGAGTAGTTAATTCCTCTGAAATCAAGAGGGTGCTTCTTGATAAAAACTAAACTATCTCCCTCTCTTATTCCATCTTTATTTTCAACTTTAAAATTTAACCAACTGTTTAAGATTTTCTTATCCTCTAAATAACATTGTAAAAGGTGTAGAGTATAGAAATCCATAGATGTATCAGAGAAAGCTTTACTCTTAGATGGTGAGATAATTGACTCAACGCTCTCATATTGAGTGACAGATTTTAATATCATACCAAATTTATGAGATTGTATAGGATTTTCAAAAATAATATCTCCATGTAGGTCTTTTACGTGGAAAGATAATCTTTCACCTGAAAAAACTCTTCTAATAAGGTCAGCAACAGCATTCAGTCGAGAGTTCTTTAACTTGCTAAAGATTTCATACCTAAAGAAGTCTCCCTCTTTGATAAGAGTATTATTTTCCAATTTTATACTCAAGCCTAACTTAAACTCTCTCGTCTTAAATTCAAATATCTTAAACTTATTGAAACTAACTATTCTCAAATTAACATTTAATAACGGAGTCTCTCCAATATGTAAAGTAGTATTTCCTAAACTGATCTGTTCGATCTCTTTTTCATAATGAGATATATTACTATCTTTAATTGGGAAATTTTTTAGTTTCATAGATGTATATTGAATCTCTATACCAGTTTCAATTCCAGCTTCTTTAATCAATGTTACAGTTTTAGGTTCAGAAGACTCATATGGAACGTCATCCTTAATAGGAGTGTCAGCAATTATGTCTAGAGGATTTACATCCTCTTCTATAGCTGAATCATAGTCTAATTTTAGTAGAGGAGAAGTTTCCTTTTCTGTATTTTCAGTGGTAGTACTATCGGGATTAACTTCCTCTGATACTACCACACAAACTTTTTTTCAGGAAGTATTCTCTCTTCTTTTTGTGAAATTTCACTAAAATAATCTAGGAAATCTTTTGTACTAGAGGTAATTAATTTAATATTGTATTTTCCAATTAAATCTGCTGATTTACTACTAATAATAGAAGTATTGGTAATCATATATATAGGTTGGAACTCCTTTAGAGGTTCTAAGATGAAACTAAGCATATTCATCATATCAGAATCTTCTAAATCAATTCCTAAGAAGATAGTTGGTCTACTCTTGATCTCCTCTCTAACTCTCTTAAAAAACTCTGAATAAAATTCCAAAGTCTTTAATTTTCTAATATCTTGACTAGAGATAAAGAAAGTAGAAACAGAGGACATATCCCCTAAAAATTTATAGTAACCTATAGTATTCTCTTTTCTCTTTTGAATATTAGTAGGAGTAATTTTTGTAATTGAATCACAAAAATTAGTCTCAATAATATTATCAAAGTTATTTGTAAAAATATTTTCAAATAAACCTGAATTGATAATATTGCTATATATATCAATATTTACACTATATCTATGTTCGAAATTTTCTTTAATCTGTTTAACCAAATTCTTTTTTGTATCTATAACTGCATCTAAATATGCCTGCACTATATCTGAAAAAGAGTTCATATCTTTTATATATCTTTTTGTAGATTGCTGTAGCTCTGATAAAATGGCTTCTGAGATGTCAGCTTTTGAAGGATATCCAGTTAACTTATTTAAAAAATCACCAGTAAAAAGATTAAATTTTTGATCTTTTTCAAATTTTTCAAAAAAGTTCTTCATAGTTCTCACCTGCCTTAAAAATTAAAATAGTTCACTATTAGTATAACTTATAATTGGGAAATAAACAACAAAAAATTAAAAAAAAAAGGATTTTTTAAGAAAAAAGTGCTACAATTTATTAAGGAGGTAAAAGTATGGAAATTTTAATACCGTTTTTTAGAGATTATATTATTGTAATCAATGCATTATTTCTATTTATTATAGTACTATTGGAGAGGAAAAATCCATTATTTACTCTCTTTTGGATAACACTTTTAGTACTGGCTCCATATCTAGGATTTGTAGCCTATCTGTTTTTTGGATTGAGTTTTAGAAAGAAAAGAGTGGTTAATCAATTTTATAAATGGAAATTTTTATATAGTAAAAAAGTGATGGGATTTTCCCACTATAAAGAGTTGGTGAAATGGGAGCAACTAATATCCTATGTTGAGATTTCATCTAAAAATCAACTTACATCTTTAAATACAAGTAAGATTTTTATAGATGGAAATGATTTCTTTTCAAGTGTAAAAGAGGATTTAAAAAATGCCAAAGTAAGTATCAATATGGAATACTATATCTTTAGAGGAGATGGACTTGGAAGCGAGATTGGTGAGATACTATTGAAAAAAGCCCAAGAGGGAGTGAAGATAAAGATCATAGTAGATGGTGCTGGTGGCTATGATAGAAAGATGTTAAAGAGATTTAAAGCTAATGGAATTGAAGTAGGAGTATTTTTTCCTTCAATTTTCCCTTGGTTCAAAATCACAAGCTTAAGAGCAAATTATAGAGATCATAGAAAATTGTGTTTGATAGATAGCAAATATGGATATATAAGTGGATTTAATATTGGAGATGAGTATCTAGGAAAGGGAAAGCTTGGATATTGGAGAGATACAGGATTGAGAATATTTGGAGAAGCGTGTATAGAGTTAGAGAAAGAGTTTTTCTTCTCTTGGGGCATTGTAAAAAAAGAGAAATACACATATAAAAAAGAGTATGAGTATAATGCTGAGGTTTTAAAAGAGTTAATTGAGGTAAAAGGAAAGCATAGTGGACATATGCAAGTGGTAAGTAGTGGACCAAACTATCAATTTAGAGCAATAAGGGATAATGCTCTTAAGATGATAATGAAAGCTCAAAAATACATTTACATTCAGACTCCGTACTTTGTTCCAGATGACACTGTTTTAGATGCTTTAAAAATAGCTGCTCTATCAGGAGTAGAGATAAAGATAATGATTCCAGACAAGCCTGATCATTTTTTTATCTACTGGGTAAATCAGTATTTTAGCGGTGAACTATTAGATTTGGGAGTAGAGGTATACAAGTATGGAAGAGGATTCCTACATAGCAAATTTATAGTTGTTGATGATGAGGTTGTAACTGTAGGAACAGCTAATTTTGACTACAGAAGTTTTTATCAAAACTTTGAGATAAATGTAAATATTTATGAAAAAGATGTAGCTAGAACATTTAGAGAGATATTTAATAACGATATTAAATTTAGTCACAGACTCTTTAGAAGTGAGTATTCTAAAAGAGGTTATTATATAAAATTAAAAGAGTCAATCTGTAGATTGTTGGCTCCAATAATGTAGAAAGAGAGTTGACCTGATATGGTAGAGTTTCAAAAACTTTCAAATTTCTTTTTTCCTTTTATAGAGAGTGATTTTAGGTATGCTGGAGATTTTTATTATGATCTACATATTCACACTACAGCTTCAGATGGATTTATAAAGCCAGAATTTTTAAAAAACTTTGTAGATCATAAAAGATATCTAATCTCAGTGACTGATCACAATGAGATAAGAGGTGCTGTTAAATTACGTGAGTTAGGGATTAACAATGTTCCAGGATTGGAACTAGGTTGTGAAGATGGATTTGAAATGTTAGTTTATTTTAAAAAAATGGAGGATCTAGAGGAGTTTTACAGAAAAGAGGTAGAACCTTATAGAAATATTAAGAGAATGGCTAAAACTCATAGAGGTATATATGAGTATTTAGATGTTTTAAATCAGTGGGAGTGTCATAAATCAATTCCTCATATCTGTGGAGTAGTACAAAAAAATTTTATAAATAATAAAGAGTATATCTATGATGTAATAAAAAAAGTGGATTCATTAGAAACACATAACCATGCACTTCCAATGGTTAGAAATCTTATGGCTGGAGAGTTGAGAGAGAGATACAATCTAACTGCAACATTTGGAAGTGATGCTCATATTTTAAGGGAGATTGTATCATATTACAAATATTCTAATATGGATTTGAGTAGTGGAGAGAAGATAGTTGACTATATCTATAAGATAGGAAGTTTAAGTGGAATTGGGCAAAAACATCTGTTATATTTAATTAAAAGTTTAACATAGTAAAAAAAACCTTTTCAAAAAATAAAAATTATAGTATAATGAATAGGTAGTGATCCCGTAGCTCAATTGGATAGAGCAATTCCCTCCTAAGGAATAGGTTGTGTGTTCAAACCACATCGGGATCGCCATTCTTTACAGGAGGAAGATATATGAAGAGAGTGATATCTTTAGTGTTCCTTGTAATGTTAATTAGTTCTTGTAGTTCTTATACTCCTAAGAGTGCTGAAGCTAGATATAATAAGCTTTCTAATAAGATGGATAAGTTGATGGATGATGTCATAGTGGAGAAGAAAAGAGCAGAGCTAGAGAAAGATTTTACAAAGTTTAACAAAGGAATGGTAGAGTACAAAAAGAAAAATGCTGATGAAGATGTTGACTACCTAGATAATTATATAAAAAAGACAAATATAAAAATACAATATTTAAGAGATTTGAGAGATTAATTCTCTCATTTTTTTATGCAAAGAAAAAATATATTTGACAAATAGAAAAAAATGTCATATGATATGACCTATAAGATAAAATTGAATAGAAATCGGATGAAGATATAGGGAGAGAGCGTTAAGCCGCCGACGAAGTAAATCTTTCAGGCAAGTTCGAATGAACTATGGACCTATATTGGACGAGCCTCTGGAGAGACTCTATGAGCACCGAAGGAGCAAACC
Above is a window of Fusobacterium sp. SYSU M8D902 DNA encoding:
- the cls gene encoding cardiolipin synthase, with product MEILIPFFRDYIIVINALFLFIIVLLERKNPLFTLFWITLLVLAPYLGFVAYLFFGLSFRKKRVVNQFYKWKFLYSKKVMGFSHYKELVKWEQLISYVEISSKNQLTSLNTSKIFIDGNDFFSSVKEDLKNAKVSINMEYYIFRGDGLGSEIGEILLKKAQEGVKIKIIVDGAGGYDRKMLKRFKANGIEVGVFFPSIFPWFKITSLRANYRDHRKLCLIDSKYGYISGFNIGDEYLGKGKLGYWRDTGLRIFGEACIELEKEFFFSWGIVKKEKYTYKKEYEYNAEVLKELIEVKGKHSGHMQVVSSGPNYQFRAIRDNALKMIMKAQKYIYIQTPYFVPDDTVLDALKIAALSGVEIKIMIPDKPDHFFIYWVNQYFSGELLDLGVEVYKYGRGFLHSKFIVVDDEVVTVGTANFDYRSFYQNFEINVNIYEKDVARTFREIFNNDIKFSHRLFRSEYSKRGYYIKLKESICRLLAPIM
- a CDS encoding SIR2 family protein, coding for MKNFFEKFEKDQKFNLFTGDFLNKLTGYPSKADISEAILSELQQSTKRYIKDMNSFSDIVQAYLDAVIDTKKNLVKQIKENFEHRYSVNIDIYSNIINSGLFENIFTNNFDNIIETNFCDSITKITPTNIQKRKENTIGYYKFLGDMSSVSTFFISSQDIRKLKTLEFYSEFFKRVREEIKSRPTIFLGIDLEDSDMMNMLSFILEPLKEFQPIYMITNTSIISSKSADLIGKYNIKLITSSTKDFLDYFSEISQKEERILPEKKFVW
- a CDS encoding GTP pyrophosphokinase, producing MLDKDQFFKEFSIDEEYFASTGLVWEELNKIYDNYVKLVPQLEKEAEYIVSKLIDIPSVHSVRRRVKKPKHLIEKIIRKGKKYVDRGISVDTYKGIVTDLIGIRVLHLFKDDWKNIHHEILGLWDIRETPQINIRRGDYNVIQLQESISEMNCEIIVRDHGYRSVHYLIGIPVTKKDEILVEIQVRTVFEEAWSEIDHLMRYPYDVNNPIITEYLAIFNRIVGSADEMGTFIKNMKSQFTLKPEEEMDKRELDTKFK
- a CDS encoding MATE family efflux transporter gives rise to the protein MSKSISLGKDSIGKLFLNFSIPAVTGMLVTAFYAIIDGVFIGQGVGADGLAAINIGYPIVNFGAALSLMFGVGGSTLISLYPKNKKIQNRCFSYIITLNIISYIFIVLMVIIFNEKLLYLMGSSEQLLPMVKAYLYPCTVGVGFLMLANSLNAVVRNDKSPTYAFIAMVIGAVTNIILDWLFIIVFRWGMFGGALATAIGQLFSMLFLIKYFFRFGCHFKYKFMKLKLNILYKMLMIGFPSFIMEFAVALITILFNLSFMKYSGELGVSAFCIVGYIFYIFRMLFSGLGQGIQPIVSYNYGAKLNDRVKGIYKLGHRVSLVISTLILIWVVFFSKSLIVLFNNDIVLREKASEGMILYTSAIIFMGANFINIAYLQSKGKANSANLLSILRSTVYVAITLFILPKIIGERGVWLALPVSDLLTYLTTVVLQKRGML
- a CDS encoding PHP-associated domain-containing protein; translation: MVEFQKLSNFFFPFIESDFRYAGDFYYDLHIHTTASDGFIKPEFLKNFVDHKRYLISVTDHNEIRGAVKLRELGINNVPGLELGCEDGFEMLVYFKKMEDLEEFYRKEVEPYRNIKRMAKTHRGIYEYLDVLNQWECHKSIPHICGVVQKNFINNKEYIYDVIKKVDSLETHNHALPMVRNLMAGELRERYNLTATFGSDAHILREIVSYYKYSNMDLSSGEKIVDYIYKIGSLSGIGQKHLLYLIKSLT